Proteins co-encoded in one Myripristis murdjan chromosome 4, fMyrMur1.1, whole genome shotgun sequence genomic window:
- the LOC115358012 gene encoding mast cell protease 1A → MHIKLNIVLLLLVLTLDGQGHTASIYGGHEAVPHSRPYMVLLEYSCAYTQKHCDGFLLDEDFVMTAAHCKAENYKVFLGLHNYHSEDKHFVSVDEVFPHENFFIDDQEIRNDIMLLKLSSKAVFSDKVKPIKLAGPDDHIRPQDCLVSGWGRSNRSNNHSSPKLMEVNVTLVDGQYCDITDVYCTQGETGPARGDSGGPLVCENGTAYGIVSASYGSLHVFTKISKYTSWIENIISSARKIKRK, encoded by the exons ATGCACATCAAACTTAACATTGTGCTTCTGCTGCTTGTGCTGACTCTAGATGGGCAAG GTCACACAGCATCAATCTACGGAGGCCATGAGGCTGTGCCACATAGCAGGCCCTACATGGTCCTTCTGGAGTATTCGTGCGcctacacacaaaaacactgtgatGGCTTTCTTCTGGATGAGGACTTTGTGATGACTGCTGCTCACTGCAAAGCCGA aaACTATAAAGTCTTTCTGGGACTTCATAATTACCACAGCGAAGATAAGCACTTCGTATCTGTGGATGAAGTATTTCCACATGAAAACTTCTTCATTGATGACCAGGAAATAAGGAATGACATTATGCTACTTAAG TTGAGTTCAAAAGCAGTTTTCAGCGACAAAGTGAAACCCATTAAGCTTGCAGGCCCAGATGATCACATTCGGCCACAGGATTGCCTGGTTTCTGGCTGGGGAAGATCAAACCGGTCAAATAACCACTCATCTCCCAAACTCATGGAGGTCAATGTAACACTCGTTGATGGTCAGTACTGTGACATAACAGACGTGTACTGTACTCAAGGAGAAACCGGGCCTGCTAGA GGAGACTCTGGAGGGCCACTGGTCTGTGAAAATGGCACCGCTTATGGCATCGTGTCTGCCAGCTACGGGTCACTCCATGTTTTCACCAAGATTTCTAAATATACATCCTGGATCGAAAACATCATCTCCTCCGCAAGGAAAATTAAACGCAAATAA
- the LOC115358013 gene encoding cold-inducible RNA-binding protein B-like isoform X2, with amino-acid sequence MSSDEGKLFVGGLSFDTTEQSLEDVFSKYGQISEVVVIKDRETQRSRGFGFVTFENPDEAKDAMIALNGKSLDGRQIRVDQAGKSGSGGRSGGGYRGGSSGGGTYYPNWGRGGGGRGGGRGYSQGPSRFDSRSGNYQDRPYYSRDRNPGGFGPRSGGDDSGW; translated from the exons ATGTCTTCTGACGAGGGGAAGTTATTTGTTGGTGGCCTCAGCTTCGACACCACTGAACAGTCTCTGGAGGATGTGTTCTCCAAATACGGTCAGATATCTGAAG TTGTTGTTATCAAGGACAGGGAGACTCAGAGGTCCCGTGGCTTTGGTTTCGTCACCTTTGAGAATCCAGATGAAGCCAAGGATGCCATGATTGCATTGAATGGCAAG TCTCTTGATGGCAGGCAGATCCGTGTGGACCAGGCCGGCAAGTCAGGCAGCGGCGGTCGTTCAGGCGGAGGTTACCGAGGAGGTTCAAGTGGAGGCGGAACATATTATCCCAACTGGGGAAGAGGTGGtggtggaagaggaggtggCCGTGGCTATTCACAAG GTCCGTCAAGATTCGACAGCAGAAGTGGAAACTACCAGGACCGACCCTACTACAGCAGAGACAG AAACCCAGGAGGATTTGGACCCCGCTCAGGAG GTGATGATAGTGGTTGGTAG
- the LOC115358013 gene encoding cold-inducible RNA-binding protein B-like isoform X1, which yields MSSDEGKLFVGGLSFDTTEQSLEDVFSKYGQISEVVVIKDRETQRSRGFGFVTFENPDEAKDAMIALNGKSLDGRQIRVDQAGKSGSGGRSGGGYRGGSSGGGTYYPNWGRGGGGRGGGRGYSQGPSRFDSRSGNYQDRPYYSRDRNPGGFGPRSGGLYRDSHDRYGDDSGW from the exons ATGTCTTCTGACGAGGGGAAGTTATTTGTTGGTGGCCTCAGCTTCGACACCACTGAACAGTCTCTGGAGGATGTGTTCTCCAAATACGGTCAGATATCTGAAG TTGTTGTTATCAAGGACAGGGAGACTCAGAGGTCCCGTGGCTTTGGTTTCGTCACCTTTGAGAATCCAGATGAAGCCAAGGATGCCATGATTGCATTGAATGGCAAG TCTCTTGATGGCAGGCAGATCCGTGTGGACCAGGCCGGCAAGTCAGGCAGCGGCGGTCGTTCAGGCGGAGGTTACCGAGGAGGTTCAAGTGGAGGCGGAACATATTATCCCAACTGGGGAAGAGGTGGtggtggaagaggaggtggCCGTGGCTATTCACAAG GTCCGTCAAGATTCGACAGCAGAAGTGGAAACTACCAGGACCGACCCTACTACAGCAGAGACAG AAACCCAGGAGGATTTGGACCCCGCTCAGGAGGTTTGTACAGAGACAGCCATGATAGATACG GTGATGATAGTGGTTGGTAG
- the LOC115357676 gene encoding cold-inducible RNA-binding protein B-like isoform X1: MSDEGKLFIGGLSFDTNEESLEHAFSKYGNITKVDVVRDRETKRSRGFGFVTFENPQDAKDALLGMNGKTVDGRAIRVDDAGKPGGRSGGYRGGSGGRGGGGFSRGRGRGRGFGTYDRGLRDNDFEDRSFGDRSYSHRSYVGGDDGDYRRSRDYSARGGYRGNRNQRGYRERSGDTYRDNYDHYTPHE, encoded by the exons ATGTCCGACGAAGGCAAGCTGTTCATTGGTGGACTGAGCTTCGACACAAATGAAGAGTCACTTGAACACGCGTTCTCCAAGTATGGGAATATTACCAAAG TCGACGTTGTCAGAGATCGTGAGACGAAGAGGTCCAGAGGATTTGGCTTTGTTACATTTGAGAACCCTCAAGATGCTAAAGATGCACTGCTTGGCATGAATGGAAAG ACTGTTGACGGCAGAGCAATCCGTGTAGATGACGCAGGAAAGCCTGGAGGACGATCTGGTGGGTATCGCGGTGGCTCCGGCGGCCGTGGTGGTGGCGGATTCTCCAGAGgtagaggcagaggaagag GTTTTGGAACGTATGATAGGGGTTTGAGAGACAACGACTTTGAAGACAGAAGTTTTGGTGATAGATCTTACAGTCACAGGAGCTAtgttggtggtgatgatggtgactACAGGAGAAGCCGTGACTACTCAGCACGTGGTGGATACAGGGGAAACAG GAATCAGCGAGGTTATAGAGAGCGCTCTGGGGATACATACAGAGACAACTATGACCATTACA CCCCACAcgagtaa
- the LOC115357676 gene encoding cold-inducible RNA-binding protein B-like isoform X2, translated as MSDEGKLFIGGLSFDTNEESLEHAFSKYGNITKVDVVRDRETKRSRGFGFVTFENPQDAKDALLGMNGKTVDGRAIRVDDAGKPGGRSGGYRGGSGGRGGGGFSRGRGRGRGFGTYDRGLRDNDFEDRSFGDRSYSHRSYVGGDDGDYRRSRDYSARGGYRGNRNQRGYRERSGDTYRDNYDHYS; from the exons ATGTCCGACGAAGGCAAGCTGTTCATTGGTGGACTGAGCTTCGACACAAATGAAGAGTCACTTGAACACGCGTTCTCCAAGTATGGGAATATTACCAAAG TCGACGTTGTCAGAGATCGTGAGACGAAGAGGTCCAGAGGATTTGGCTTTGTTACATTTGAGAACCCTCAAGATGCTAAAGATGCACTGCTTGGCATGAATGGAAAG ACTGTTGACGGCAGAGCAATCCGTGTAGATGACGCAGGAAAGCCTGGAGGACGATCTGGTGGGTATCGCGGTGGCTCCGGCGGCCGTGGTGGTGGCGGATTCTCCAGAGgtagaggcagaggaagag GTTTTGGAACGTATGATAGGGGTTTGAGAGACAACGACTTTGAAGACAGAAGTTTTGGTGATAGATCTTACAGTCACAGGAGCTAtgttggtggtgatgatggtgactACAGGAGAAGCCGTGACTACTCAGCACGTGGTGGATACAGGGGAAACAG GAATCAGCGAGGTTATAGAGAGCGCTCTGGGGATACATACAGAGACAACTATGACCATTACA GTTGA